From Mycolicibacterium cosmeticum, a single genomic window includes:
- a CDS encoding FGGY-family carbohydrate kinase codes for MSDYTIGVDIGTTGTKTVLLHTGRGIVATASRETALHSTGPGIAEADTAQWQRNVVESIREVLASADIPAAAVGAVATSGMVPAVVPVDRAGKPLRRAILQNDARAHREVAALAAELSGVDLVTLTGSALTQQSVAPTTVWLREHEPDVYARTAHWVGSYDWVLTALGAPCHVEQNWALESGLFSIDGPVAGAVLAAAGLDPGTLAPVHRPGTRVGELSPQAAELTGLRAGTPLIVGGADHVLSAYAAGVNRPGDALVKLGGAGDILVASDTQVVDERLYLDAHPVPGHWLPNGCMATSGSLIRWFQALVGGAEVTTLDDEAAQRAPAEILCLPYFLGEKSPLHDPDLRGTFAGLHLGHTRADMYRSVLEAIAFGFRHHVDVFTDIGIPLSRVMITNGGSKSTLWKQIHADVLGLEMLPVHGHPGASLGAAVIAAIGIGALDDWSDAARFITLDAPYVPDPARAAAYDTAYATWRELGAAMAPISHRLARTPR; via the coding sequence ATGAGCGACTACACCATCGGCGTCGACATCGGCACCACCGGCACCAAGACGGTGCTGCTGCACACCGGCCGCGGCATCGTCGCCACCGCGTCCCGCGAAACGGCCCTGCATTCCACCGGGCCGGGCATCGCCGAGGCCGACACCGCGCAGTGGCAGCGCAACGTCGTCGAGTCCATCCGCGAAGTCCTCGCGTCCGCCGACATTCCGGCCGCCGCCGTCGGGGCGGTCGCGACATCGGGCATGGTGCCCGCCGTCGTCCCGGTGGACCGGGCCGGAAAACCGTTGCGCCGGGCCATCCTTCAGAACGACGCCAGGGCACACCGCGAGGTGGCCGCGCTGGCGGCGGAGTTGTCCGGGGTGGACCTGGTCACGCTGACCGGATCGGCGCTCACCCAGCAGTCGGTGGCCCCCACCACGGTGTGGCTGCGCGAGCACGAACCCGACGTGTACGCCCGCACCGCGCACTGGGTCGGGTCCTATGACTGGGTGCTCACCGCCCTCGGGGCGCCGTGCCACGTCGAGCAGAACTGGGCGCTGGAATCCGGGCTGTTCAGCATCGACGGACCGGTGGCCGGCGCCGTGCTGGCCGCCGCCGGCCTCGACCCGGGCACCCTCGCGCCCGTGCACCGCCCCGGGACCCGCGTCGGTGAACTCAGCCCGCAGGCCGCCGAACTCACCGGCCTGCGGGCGGGCACACCGTTGATCGTCGGCGGCGCCGATCACGTGCTCTCGGCATACGCGGCCGGCGTCAACCGGCCCGGCGACGCGTTGGTGAAACTCGGTGGGGCCGGGGACATCCTGGTCGCCAGCGACACCCAGGTGGTCGACGAACGCCTGTACCTGGACGCGCACCCGGTGCCAGGGCACTGGCTGCCCAACGGATGCATGGCCACCAGCGGCAGCCTGATCCGCTGGTTCCAGGCACTGGTCGGTGGCGCCGAAGTCACCACGCTCGACGACGAGGCCGCGCAGCGGGCACCGGCCGAAATCCTGTGCCTGCCCTACTTCCTCGGCGAGAAGAGCCCGTTGCACGACCCCGACCTGCGCGGCACGTTCGCCGGCCTGCACCTCGGACACACCAGGGCCGACATGTACCGGTCGGTGCTCGAGGCGATCGCCTTCGGCTTCCGCCACCACGTCGATGTCTTCACCGACATCGGGATCCCGCTGAGCCGGGTGATGATCACCAACGGCGGCTCGAAATCGACCCTGTGGAAGCAGATTCACGCCGATGTGCTGGGTTTGGAGATGCTGCCGGTGCACGGGCATCCGGGTGCCTCACTCGGCGCGGCGGTGATCGCGGCCATCGGGATCGGGGCACTCGACGATTGGTCCGACGCCGCCCGGTTCATCACCCTGGACGCCCCATACGTACCCGATCCGGCTCGTGCGGCGGCGTACGACACCGCCTACGCGACCTGGCGCGAACTCGGCGCCGCGATGGCACCGATATCGCACCGATTGGCCCGTACCCCCCGATGA
- a CDS encoding histone-like nucleoid-structuring protein Lsr2, which translates to MAERVVRQLIDDLDGSEIPNGGGERIEFSLRGVEYQIDLAAGNIAKLDKALKPFIEAAAKVRGGRSRRSVKSISTNGNAGASGSKEQLAAIRKWARKNGYEVSDRGRIKAEVLEAFEAAH; encoded by the coding sequence ATGGCCGAACGTGTCGTCCGCCAACTAATTGACGACTTGGATGGTTCCGAGATTCCAAATGGCGGCGGGGAGCGTATCGAGTTCTCACTGCGCGGAGTCGAGTACCAGATCGACCTGGCTGCCGGCAACATCGCCAAGCTGGACAAAGCACTGAAGCCGTTTATCGAGGCGGCGGCAAAGGTTCGTGGCGGGCGTTCGCGCCGGTCGGTGAAATCTATTTCCACCAACGGTAACGCCGGCGCGAGCGGGTCGAAGGAACAGCTCGCGGCCATCCGTAAGTGGGCAAGGAAGAACGGATACGAGGTGTCCGATCGGGGCCGTATCAAGGCCGAGGTCCTCGAGGCTTTCGAGGCCGCTCACTAG
- a CDS encoding VOC family protein: MSVDVHKDLHSEQGARRGEHPGRSRNPVIKVRDIAWLEFEKPDLVRAEAFARAFGFQVSISTPDELQLRGTDSGAACVIVRRGVRSRFTGVAFAAHDELDVVKLAEAAGVPTRPLPETTGGLVAELVDPSGIPVRVVAGMRDLPALPAQRPLVVNAGHRVPRINATQRPLRVPARVQRLGHVVLQSTRYQQALQWYLDNLGMIVSDFLYFPGQRDRGPAMSFIRCDRGATPADHHTLAMALGPANRYVHSAYQVADLDALAAGGEYLAERGYFRSWGIGRHIQGSQLFDYWRDPDGFLVEHFADGDMFDNTLEPGWAPFTATGLAQWGPPASKDFLGTSPRSARTEALSMISALRRDNEFDVHRLIGLLKVATS, encoded by the coding sequence TTGAGCGTCGACGTCCACAAGGACCTCCACAGTGAGCAGGGGGCACGCCGTGGCGAACATCCCGGCCGGTCCCGCAATCCGGTGATCAAGGTCCGCGATATCGCGTGGCTGGAGTTCGAGAAGCCCGATCTGGTGCGCGCGGAAGCATTCGCGCGGGCCTTCGGCTTCCAGGTGTCGATCAGCACACCGGACGAATTGCAGCTGCGTGGAACCGATTCCGGCGCCGCGTGCGTGATCGTCCGGCGGGGCGTGCGAAGCCGGTTCACCGGCGTCGCCTTCGCCGCCCACGATGAGCTCGACGTCGTCAAGCTCGCCGAGGCGGCCGGCGTCCCCACCCGGCCGCTACCCGAAACCACCGGCGGTCTGGTGGCCGAGCTGGTCGATCCCAGTGGCATACCCGTGCGGGTGGTGGCCGGGATGCGGGACCTGCCCGCGCTGCCGGCCCAGCGGCCGCTGGTGGTCAACGCCGGCCACCGCGTCCCGCGGATCAACGCGACACAACGGCCGCTGCGGGTGCCCGCCCGGGTACAACGGCTCGGACACGTGGTGCTGCAATCCACCCGGTATCAGCAGGCGCTCCAGTGGTATCTGGACAACCTCGGCATGATCGTCAGCGACTTCCTGTACTTCCCCGGTCAGCGCGACCGCGGACCCGCCATGAGCTTCATCCGCTGCGACCGCGGCGCGACGCCGGCCGACCACCACACCCTGGCGATGGCGCTGGGACCGGCGAATCGCTACGTGCATTCGGCCTACCAGGTCGCCGACCTGGACGCGCTGGCGGCCGGCGGCGAGTACCTGGCCGAGCGCGGCTACTTCCGGTCGTGGGGCATCGGCCGGCACATCCAGGGCAGCCAGCTGTTCGACTACTGGCGCGACCCGGACGGTTTCCTGGTCGAGCATTTCGCCGACGGCGACATGTTCGACAACACACTGGAACCGGGATGGGCACCGTTCACCGCCACCGGACTCGCGCAGTGGGGTCCGCCCGCCTCCAAAGACTTCCTGGGCACCAGCCCCAGATCCGCCCGCACCGAAGCGCTGTCGATGATCAGCGCCCTCCGCCGTGACAACGAATTCGACGTCCACCGCCTCATCGGCCTGTTGAAAGTAGCCACCTCGTGA
- a CDS encoding TetR/AcrR family transcriptional regulator, protein MTVDDTPSANRVERRKQRTRAALIKAAQAFIAEGKLNVPILEITQAADVGMGSFYNHFTSKEELFDAAVIETLDAHGALLDELTAAIDDPAETFACSFRLTGRLFRTRPQEAQILLNNGPSMINSDRGVAPRARRDLIAGIEAGRFTIEDPELALAIAGGVLMGVGILVRDHPDRDDGATADQATENLLRLLGLSADEARAMCRKPLPDLGSLPGVRPESA, encoded by the coding sequence ATGACAGTCGACGACACGCCGTCCGCCAACCGAGTCGAGCGGCGCAAACAGCGCACCCGTGCCGCCCTGATCAAAGCGGCTCAGGCGTTCATCGCCGAGGGGAAGCTGAACGTCCCGATTCTGGAGATCACCCAAGCGGCCGACGTGGGGATGGGCTCGTTCTACAACCACTTCACCAGCAAGGAGGAGCTGTTCGACGCCGCGGTCATCGAGACCCTCGACGCGCACGGAGCGCTGCTCGACGAGTTGACCGCCGCGATCGACGATCCCGCCGAAACCTTCGCGTGCAGCTTCCGGCTGACCGGCCGACTGTTCCGCACACGCCCGCAGGAGGCTCAGATCCTGCTGAACAATGGTCCGTCGATGATCAATTCCGACCGCGGCGTCGCGCCGCGGGCCCGCCGCGATCTCATCGCCGGCATCGAGGCCGGCCGCTTCACCATCGAGGATCCCGAGCTTGCCTTGGCCATCGCCGGTGGCGTCCTGATGGGTGTCGGCATCCTCGTCAGGGATCATCCCGATCGCGACGACGGCGCCACCGCCGACCAGGCCACCGAAAACCTGTTGCGGCTCTTGGGGTTGTCCGCCGACGAGGCTCGTGCCATGTGCCGCAAACCCCTTCCGGACCTGGGATCCCTGCCGGGCGTCAGGCCGGAATCAGCCTGA
- a CDS encoding cellulase family glycosylhydrolase — protein MSNADVDKALDKMLSLGVTNVRIGVFWRTVQPLNSTSYDWAKTDYIVKAAADRGMGILGVLNQTPAWAGNIANGHPDPDAYAKFAAAVAQRYAGKISAYEIWNEPNAIFEWNPVDAASYTEMLKKAYTAIKAVATTTNQDIKVIGGVVGAGLTIGNLSLDPVSFITQMYANGAKGYFDALSFHPYNYTLPFSQGPANTWPGTSALAQLQAIRALMDVKGDADLKIWISEYGQPTLTGTPEDQQKQVKYLEDMVRSWQKFLNGGPIFIYNLKDTGPQNSTTKEDHLGLFDYNWNAKAAADAIRQLILELTGTTPPTNPPGTPATGLGGLVQQLFTAVASVVSNIVNFVPMALSTVVNVVKNLLGGLFGVKTTSSLATAKVAAAATDDAVTTAAVTADSVTAKDTTAADATLQAGKHSESTTETKASEGSEVTGAQDEAVTTVPAADETAGTEVTVTEPVATTEPAATEPTTAPTPTTVSEPEADTTTEPKADTVSEPKTDTTSDSKTDTVSDSGTTPKPDTKSDSKADSKADSKPASESSDASTPKTDNTTTGDKVTRPGAKFGTSQSGVKPVKPKVGVKGKRDTKPHAPETASGTPATTSDSRSSTGASASTGTATSE, from the coding sequence ATGAGCAATGCCGATGTGGACAAGGCGCTGGACAAGATGCTGTCCCTCGGGGTCACCAACGTCCGCATCGGCGTCTTCTGGCGCACCGTCCAGCCGCTCAACTCCACCAGCTATGACTGGGCCAAGACCGACTACATCGTCAAGGCCGCCGCCGATCGCGGGATGGGCATCCTCGGCGTGCTCAACCAGACGCCCGCCTGGGCCGGCAACATCGCCAACGGCCACCCTGATCCCGACGCGTACGCCAAATTCGCCGCCGCCGTCGCGCAGCGCTACGCGGGCAAGATCTCGGCATACGAGATCTGGAACGAGCCCAACGCCATCTTCGAATGGAACCCGGTCGACGCCGCGTCCTACACGGAGATGCTGAAGAAGGCTTACACCGCCATCAAGGCGGTGGCCACGACGACCAATCAGGACATCAAGGTCATCGGTGGTGTCGTCGGTGCCGGCCTGACCATCGGCAATCTGTCCCTGGACCCGGTCAGCTTCATCACGCAGATGTACGCCAACGGCGCCAAGGGTTACTTCGACGCCCTCTCGTTCCACCCGTACAACTACACGCTGCCATTCAGCCAGGGCCCGGCCAATACCTGGCCCGGCACCTCGGCACTGGCCCAGCTGCAAGCCATTCGCGCCCTGATGGACGTCAAGGGCGACGCCGATCTGAAGATCTGGATCAGCGAATACGGGCAGCCGACGCTCACCGGCACCCCGGAGGACCAGCAGAAGCAGGTCAAATATCTGGAGGACATGGTCCGGTCCTGGCAGAAGTTCCTCAACGGTGGCCCGATCTTCATCTACAACCTCAAGGACACCGGACCGCAGAACAGCACCACCAAGGAAGACCACCTGGGTCTGTTCGACTACAACTGGAATGCCAAGGCGGCCGCCGACGCGATCCGGCAACTGATCCTGGAGTTGACCGGGACCACACCCCCGACCAACCCGCCCGGTACCCCGGCGACCGGTCTGGGCGGCCTGGTGCAACAGCTCTTCACCGCCGTGGCCAGCGTGGTCAGCAATATCGTCAACTTCGTGCCGATGGCGCTGTCGACAGTGGTGAACGTGGTCAAGAACCTTCTCGGCGGACTCTTCGGGGTCAAGACCACGTCGAGCCTGGCGACCGCAAAGGTCGCCGCGGCCGCCACCGACGACGCGGTGACCACCGCCGCCGTCACAGCGGATTCGGTCACCGCGAAGGACACCACCGCTGCCGACGCCACACTGCAGGCCGGCAAGCACAGTGAAAGCACCACGGAGACAAAGGCTTCCGAAGGTTCCGAGGTTACCGGCGCCCAGGACGAGGCGGTGACCACCGTGCCGGCGGCCGACGAGACGGCCGGCACCGAGGTCACCGTGACGGAACCTGTTGCCACAACAGAACCGGCGGCCACCGAACCGACCACCGCTCCGACGCCGACCACCGTGTCCGAGCCCGAGGCCGACACGACAACCGAGCCGAAGGCCGACACCGTGTCCGAGCCGAAGACCGACACCACGTCCGATTCGAAGACCGACACCGTGTCCGATTCGGGCACGACACCGAAACCGGATACCAAGTCAGATTCCAAGGCAGATTCGAAGGCAGATTCGAAGCCCGCCTCCGAGAGCTCCGATGCTTCGACTCCGAAAACGGACAACACCACCACCGGTGACAAGGTGACCCGGCCCGGTGCGAAGTTCGGGACCAGCCAGAGCGGCGTCAAGCCGGTGAAGCCGAAGGTGGGCGTCAAGGGCAAGCGCGACACCAAGCCGCACGCGCCCGAGACGGCATCCGGCACTCCGGCTACCACATCGGACAGCCGGTCGAGCACCGGTGCGAGTGCGTCAACGGGCACCGCAACCTCGGAATAA
- a CDS encoding fumarylacetoacetate hydrolase family protein, with amino-acid sequence MTISVLRTADAWYVQHPNGATLIHTDATTTGELLADRAAIEAAANGAGADTVDVASLQLRSPVTAPCRVIAQMTNFESHVVDSGMDPKTIPLTFFRKSSASVSGPFAEIVKPAHVRFLDYEVEIGLVIGRDVPVGTSITEANLAEVVAGLVITNDVSARDIQLPQTQFYEAKSYPTFTPVGPALVLLSPEELARFGDLRLQLSVNGEQRQNTLVEGDMLYRPLRALQSLTRFQDLAAGDLVLTGTPAGTALSAPPKPIEIIGALLPPAVKWKAFFKRQASNKKYLQHGDVVEARVATDDGVIDLGTQRTPVVYG; translated from the coding sequence GTGACCATCTCCGTCCTGCGCACCGCCGACGCCTGGTATGTCCAGCACCCCAACGGCGCCACCCTGATCCACACCGACGCCACCACCACGGGTGAGCTTCTGGCCGACCGTGCGGCCATCGAGGCCGCGGCGAACGGGGCGGGCGCCGACACCGTCGACGTCGCCAGCCTGCAGCTGCGGTCTCCGGTCACGGCGCCGTGCCGGGTCATCGCCCAGATGACCAACTTCGAGTCGCACGTCGTGGACTCGGGCATGGACCCGAAGACCATTCCGCTGACGTTCTTCCGCAAGTCCTCGGCCTCCGTCAGCGGTCCCTTCGCCGAAATCGTCAAACCCGCCCACGTCCGCTTCCTCGACTACGAGGTGGAGATCGGGCTCGTGATCGGCCGCGACGTGCCGGTCGGAACGTCGATCACCGAGGCCAACCTGGCCGAGGTCGTCGCCGGGCTGGTTATCACCAACGACGTCTCCGCGCGCGACATCCAACTGCCCCAAACGCAGTTCTACGAGGCCAAGTCCTACCCGACGTTCACGCCCGTCGGGCCGGCGCTGGTGCTACTCAGCCCCGAGGAACTCGCGCGCTTCGGGGACCTGCGGCTGCAGCTGTCGGTCAACGGTGAACAGCGGCAGAACACGCTCGTCGAAGGCGACATGCTGTATCGACCGCTGCGGGCGCTGCAGTCCCTGACCCGGTTCCAGGACCTCGCCGCAGGTGACCTGGTGCTCACCGGTACGCCCGCCGGCACGGCGCTGAGCGCGCCGCCCAAGCCGATCGAGATCATCGGGGCCCTGCTGCCGCCGGCGGTGAAGTGGAAGGCGTTCTTCAAACGCCAGGCGAGCAACAAGAAATACCTGCAGCACGGTGACGTCGTGGAGGCCCGGGTGGCCACCGACGACGGCGTGATCGATCTCGGTACCCAGCGCACGCCGGTCGTGTACGGATGA
- a CDS encoding cytochrome P450 produces MLHRPRHIPSYRPDIYSTSAILSPYPHYRALRRLGPLVWLPRHRMVALPHYAECKATLRADDLYLSGHGVAANAVANGMSRGTTLNSDGTDHDRRRKLVAHRLMPRALRGLTASVEDAARTIVDAALTKGRVDGVADLATALPLAVVPDLVGWPHERRADLLPWAAATFDMLGPVNRQALRAVPRSVQMLRFARAVVRNRNVLPDSMADELLSAVDEGTLAPDDVPPLIIDYIAPSLDTTISAISSAIQLFAAHPEQWEMLRAEPGLLPNAINEVVRYESPVRAFTRKVARDTSIAGTDVPAGTRLVVLYASANRDEREWDDPEVFDIRRDAGRHIGFGNGAHACAGQGLARMETATILSALLERVERIEADGTPEWAVNNIIRRLERLPVRLIPA; encoded by the coding sequence GTGCTGCACCGACCCCGCCACATTCCGTCGTACCGGCCCGACATCTACAGCACATCGGCCATCCTCAGCCCTTATCCGCACTACCGCGCCCTGCGGCGGCTCGGCCCGCTCGTCTGGCTTCCCCGGCACCGGATGGTTGCCCTACCCCACTACGCCGAGTGCAAAGCCACCCTGCGCGCCGACGATCTCTACCTGTCCGGGCACGGCGTGGCGGCCAACGCGGTGGCCAACGGAATGTCGCGCGGCACCACCCTCAACAGCGACGGAACGGATCACGACCGCCGCCGCAAGCTCGTCGCTCATCGCCTGATGCCCAGGGCGCTTCGTGGACTCACCGCCTCCGTGGAGGACGCCGCGCGCACCATCGTCGACGCCGCGCTGACCAAAGGCCGCGTCGACGGCGTCGCCGACCTGGCGACCGCGCTGCCGCTGGCCGTCGTCCCGGATCTGGTCGGCTGGCCGCACGAGCGGCGCGCGGACCTGCTGCCCTGGGCCGCAGCCACCTTCGACATGCTCGGGCCCGTCAACCGGCAGGCGCTGCGAGCCGTCCCGCGCAGCGTCCAGATGTTGCGCTTCGCGCGTGCGGTGGTGCGCAACCGAAATGTCTTGCCCGACAGCATGGCTGACGAGCTGCTGAGTGCCGTCGACGAAGGCACCCTGGCTCCCGACGACGTGCCGCCGCTGATCATCGACTACATCGCACCCTCGTTGGACACCACCATCAGCGCCATCTCCAGTGCGATCCAGCTGTTCGCCGCGCATCCCGAACAGTGGGAAATGCTCAGGGCCGAACCGGGATTGCTGCCGAACGCGATCAACGAGGTGGTGCGCTACGAGTCACCGGTGCGGGCGTTCACCCGGAAAGTCGCTCGTGACACCTCGATCGCCGGGACGGATGTTCCCGCCGGAACGCGACTGGTGGTGCTGTACGCCTCGGCCAACCGCGACGAACGCGAATGGGACGACCCCGAGGTATTCGATATCCGCAGGGACGCGGGACGGCACATCGGCTTCGGCAACGGCGCGCACGCCTGTGCCGGACAGGGCCTGGCCAGGATGGAGACCGCGACGATCCTGTCCGCACTGCTCGAGCGCGTCGAACGCATCGAGGCCGACGGGACGCCGGAGTGGGCCGTCAACAACATCATCCGGCGGCTCGAACGGCTGCCCGTCAGGCTGATTCCGGCCTGA
- a CDS encoding DeoR/GlpR family DNA-binding transcription regulator, which produces MTVDAKTRRDRIEQRLRSDFEVGYAELAAEFDVSEMTIRRDVEALEALGVLRRVVGGAIAVKGKDAEPSFATRVADAAEEKRHIADAVADLVSHGETLILDSGSTALAVARSLRGRRLGLTIVTPSILVALELVDEPDTTVVLTGGEVRPGELSLIGPTAEDTLANYNCDTFVMGVAGIDVDRGISDYHHGESRVKRSASRRADRVIVAADKSKLGRVTFVSIAALADIGVIVTDGEPDHPALVAARGAGVEVICVTGGTA; this is translated from the coding sequence GTGACGGTGGACGCGAAAACCCGTCGTGACCGCATCGAGCAGCGACTCAGAAGCGATTTCGAGGTCGGCTACGCCGAACTGGCGGCCGAATTCGACGTGTCCGAGATGACCATCCGGCGCGACGTGGAGGCCCTGGAAGCGCTCGGCGTGTTGCGCCGGGTGGTGGGCGGCGCCATCGCCGTCAAAGGCAAGGACGCCGAGCCGTCGTTCGCGACGCGGGTGGCCGACGCGGCGGAGGAGAAGCGGCATATCGCCGACGCCGTCGCCGATCTGGTGAGCCATGGCGAGACGCTGATCCTGGACTCCGGCAGCACCGCGCTGGCGGTGGCCCGGTCGCTGCGTGGCCGCCGGCTCGGCCTGACCATCGTCACACCGAGCATCCTGGTGGCCCTGGAACTCGTCGACGAGCCCGACACCACCGTCGTGCTGACCGGAGGGGAAGTGCGCCCCGGTGAACTGAGTCTGATCGGGCCCACCGCCGAGGACACGCTGGCCAACTACAACTGCGACACCTTCGTCATGGGTGTCGCCGGGATCGACGTCGACCGCGGGATCTCGGATTACCACCACGGCGAGAGCCGGGTGAAGCGCTCGGCCAGTCGCCGCGCCGACCGGGTCATCGTGGCCGCCGATAAGAGCAAGCTGGGCCGGGTCACCTTCGTCAGCATCGCCGCACTGGCCGATATCGGCGTCATCGTCACCGACGGTGAGCCCGACCATCCCGCCCTCGTCGCCGCAAGGGGAGCTGGCGTCGAGGTCATCTGTGTGACAGGCGGTACGGCATGA
- a CDS encoding FAD-dependent oxidoreductase, whose amino-acid sequence MTGPIEMVVSRMDEAGEHAVVMGAGPAGLLAARVLSEFYRSVTLVERDRLGEQPAQRRGVPQGRHLHSLLSRGSAALEELFPGLLAELADAGAIVLDEGDLSRVDFRFGSYGFNRRAKFAEPAALVQYLASRPLVEFHLRRRVRALSNVRLLDGHEVIEPIAANKGRVVGVGVANRRSGVRTLLEADLVVDAMGRAARTPAFLEALGYARPEQHRSATRATYFSQLICMPADAIRERLVLVRAAEAAGGLVAYENGTWMLTVTRTDGPVDPPADLAQLRALAAPLLTPSVSAALRAAEPRGEVAVFRNAVGTWRRYDELETFPEGLLVVGDALCALNPIWGQGMTLTAIQALLLRDCLRQGGAQLAPRFFAAAAATIGPIWAMNQARELPAPEAGSVSRRVAGWLTAQAFRAARHDIVLTERFVRTANLIDPPRRALRPALLARVLTQCLKRTAIVRVRHTRRLVRRAA is encoded by the coding sequence GTGACTGGCCCGATCGAAATGGTGGTGAGCCGCATGGATGAGGCGGGGGAACATGCCGTGGTCATGGGGGCGGGTCCGGCCGGCCTGCTCGCCGCCCGGGTGCTGTCCGAGTTCTACAGGAGCGTGACGCTCGTCGAACGGGATCGGCTGGGCGAACAACCAGCTCAGCGCAGGGGTGTCCCGCAGGGGCGGCATCTGCACAGCCTGCTCAGTCGCGGCTCGGCCGCATTGGAGGAATTGTTCCCGGGACTGCTGGCCGAGCTTGCCGACGCCGGGGCCATCGTCCTCGACGAAGGGGACCTCTCGCGGGTGGACTTCAGATTTGGCTCCTACGGGTTCAACCGCCGGGCGAAGTTCGCCGAGCCCGCGGCGTTGGTGCAATATCTGGCCAGCCGGCCGCTCGTCGAATTCCACCTCCGCCGCCGGGTGCGCGCCCTGAGCAACGTGCGGTTGTTGGACGGCCATGAGGTGATCGAGCCGATCGCCGCGAACAAGGGTCGTGTCGTCGGCGTCGGGGTGGCGAACCGGCGCAGCGGTGTGCGGACTTTGCTTGAGGCAGATCTGGTGGTGGACGCGATGGGGCGGGCGGCCCGCACGCCGGCGTTTCTGGAGGCGCTGGGGTATGCGCGCCCGGAGCAGCACCGGTCGGCCACTCGCGCCACCTACTTCAGCCAATTGATCTGTATGCCGGCCGACGCGATCCGCGAGCGGCTGGTGCTGGTCCGCGCGGCGGAGGCCGCCGGCGGTCTGGTGGCGTACGAGAACGGCACGTGGATGCTGACCGTCACCCGCACCGACGGCCCCGTCGACCCTCCGGCCGACCTGGCGCAGCTGCGGGCCCTGGCCGCCCCGCTGCTGACGCCGTCGGTGTCCGCCGCGCTGCGCGCCGCCGAGCCGCGCGGCGAGGTTGCGGTGTTCCGGAACGCCGTTGGGACGTGGCGACGCTACGACGAGCTGGAGACCTTCCCCGAAGGTCTCCTCGTCGTCGGAGACGCGCTCTGTGCGCTCAACCCCATCTGGGGACAGGGGATGACACTGACGGCCATCCAGGCACTGCTGCTGCGGGATTGTCTGCGCCAGGGCGGTGCGCAGCTGGCGCCGCGCTTCTTCGCCGCCGCCGCCGCCACCATCGGACCGATCTGGGCCATGAACCAGGCGCGCGAGCTCCCGGCGCCGGAAGCCGGTTCGGTGTCCCGGCGCGTGGCCGGGTGGCTCACCGCGCAGGCCTTCCGGGCGGCTCGCCACGACATCGTGCTCACCGAGCGGTTCGTCCGCACCGCCAACCTCATCGACCCCCCGCGGCGCGCGCTGCGACCGGCGCTGCTGGCCCGGGTACTGACGCAGTGCCTCAAGCGCACCGCGATCGTCCGCGTCAGGCACACGCGCCGGCTGGTGCGCCGCGCCGCGTGA
- a CDS encoding PAS and ANTAR domain-containing protein yields the protein MVGPVDKAVVGGPVQRIGGFEYCYDTDTWTWSDAVAEMHGYAAGQVMPTTALVLSHKHPDDVERVKTRLQRSSAPFASRHRIVTTTGAVRTVVVVGEALRRAGRVVGTRGFYVDVTNALNHDVQESISDSLDGILVDRAAIEQVKGMLMVAYDIDADAAFEILRWRSQELNVKISALARHLAKELPRRLTVDAGRRASVDHLLMRPF from the coding sequence ATGGTGGGGCCGGTCGACAAGGCCGTCGTCGGCGGACCGGTGCAACGCATCGGCGGCTTCGAGTACTGCTACGACACCGACACCTGGACATGGTCGGATGCCGTGGCGGAGATGCATGGCTATGCCGCCGGGCAGGTCATGCCGACGACTGCGCTCGTGCTCAGCCACAAGCATCCCGATGACGTCGAACGGGTGAAGACGCGCCTGCAACGCTCGTCGGCGCCATTCGCCAGCCGGCACCGTATCGTGACCACCACCGGCGCGGTGCGCACCGTTGTCGTGGTCGGCGAGGCGCTACGGCGAGCCGGCCGCGTCGTCGGCACGCGCGGGTTCTACGTCGATGTCACCAACGCGCTCAATCATGATGTGCAGGAATCGATCTCGGACAGTTTGGACGGAATTCTGGTCGACCGGGCCGCGATCGAACAGGTCAAGGGCATGCTGATGGTGGCGTACGACATCGACGCCGATGCTGCCTTCGAGATCCTGAGGTGGCGATCGCAGGAACTGAACGTCAAGATCTCGGCACTGGCGCGGCATTTGGCCAAGGAGCTGCCGCGCCGACTGACCGTCGATGCCGGCCGCAGGGCGTCGGTCGATCACCTGCTGATGAGACCTTTCTGA